One window of Nitrospinota bacterium genomic DNA carries:
- a CDS encoding helix-turn-helix transcriptional regulator: MRNSWLRKDEAKKSIHELTSSEKEVIKLLSLGHSAKEIAEILSLSVLTVNTHLHNIYQKIGVRSATQAVRYYIFAEYGLIDLEADYPFLKYV; this comes from the coding sequence ATGAGAAACAGTTGGCTCCGAAAAGACGAAGCCAAGAAATCAATCCATGAACTAACAAGTTCGGAGAAAGAGGTTATTAAACTTCTGTCTCTCGGTCATTCAGCAAAAGAGATTGCCGAGATTTTGTCACTGTCAGTATTGACGGTGAATACCCATCTGCATAACATCTACCAGAAGATAGGTGTTCGTTCTGCCACCCAGGCTGTCCGCTATTACATCTTTGCGGAATACGGATTAATAGATTTAGAGGCTGATTATCCATTCTTAAAATATGTCTGA